From the Oleiharenicola lentus genome, one window contains:
- a CDS encoding GH39 family glycosyl hydrolase, with protein sequence MKLPHAFLLAALALPAIAQPPPTPSAEAAFSVSISVDAAKPTGPLRPVWRFFGADEPNYATMKDGRKLLTELGKLGKPQVYFRAHNLLSTGDGTPALKWGSTNAYTEDAAGNPVYDWTIVDHIFDTYLARGIKPYAQIGFMPKALSTHPEPYQHEWRPGLPYNEIYTGWAYPPKDYKKWEELCYQWVKHCVERYGKAEVESWYWETWNEANIGYWKGTPEEFRKTHDFAIAGVKRALPTARVGGPDSAGHGGEWMHDFIEHCLRGTNHATGQKGTPLDFIAFHAKGQPTFVDGHIRMGIANHLRVIDGGFQIVASYPETKNTPIIIGESDPEGCAACQGPSFSYRNGTVYSSYTAASFARKLDLADKHGVNFEGALTWAFTFEDQPYFAGFRQLASSGLPLAVLNVFRMMGRMEGDRLAATSSAQIPLDTIVKEGVRGAPDVGVIAARSGHRTTIMVWHYHDDDVAGPAAEVALAVDGLPAGLKSAQLSHHRVDEFHSNAYGEWKRLGSPLAPNRKQYDQLLAASNLATLADAPATVAVTGGKAELKFTLPRQGVSLLTLDWSE encoded by the coding sequence ATGAAACTACCCCACGCGTTTCTCCTCGCCGCGCTCGCGCTGCCGGCTATCGCCCAGCCTCCGCCGACTCCGTCCGCGGAGGCCGCCTTCTCCGTCAGCATCTCCGTGGACGCCGCCAAGCCCACCGGTCCGCTCCGGCCCGTCTGGCGGTTCTTCGGCGCCGACGAGCCTAACTACGCGACGATGAAAGACGGCCGCAAGCTGCTCACCGAGCTCGGCAAGCTCGGGAAACCGCAGGTCTATTTCCGTGCCCACAACCTGCTCTCAACCGGCGACGGCACGCCCGCGCTCAAGTGGGGCTCGACCAACGCCTACACCGAGGACGCCGCGGGCAACCCGGTCTATGACTGGACGATCGTGGACCACATCTTCGACACCTACCTCGCGCGCGGGATCAAGCCCTACGCCCAGATCGGTTTCATGCCCAAGGCCCTCTCGACCCACCCCGAGCCCTACCAGCACGAGTGGCGCCCCGGCCTGCCTTACAACGAGATCTACACCGGCTGGGCCTACCCGCCGAAAGACTACAAGAAATGGGAGGAACTTTGCTACCAGTGGGTGAAGCACTGCGTGGAGCGCTACGGGAAGGCCGAGGTCGAGTCGTGGTATTGGGAAACGTGGAACGAGGCCAACATCGGCTACTGGAAGGGCACGCCCGAGGAATTCCGCAAGACGCACGACTTCGCCATCGCGGGCGTGAAGCGCGCCCTGCCCACCGCGCGCGTCGGCGGACCCGACAGCGCGGGTCACGGCGGCGAGTGGATGCACGACTTCATCGAGCACTGCCTGCGCGGCACCAACCACGCCACCGGCCAGAAGGGCACGCCGCTCGACTTCATCGCCTTCCACGCCAAGGGCCAGCCGACCTTCGTGGACGGCCACATCCGCATGGGCATCGCCAATCACCTCCGGGTCATCGACGGCGGCTTCCAGATCGTCGCCTCCTATCCCGAGACGAAAAACACGCCCATCATCATCGGCGAGTCCGACCCCGAGGGCTGCGCCGCCTGCCAGGGACCGTCGTTCTCCTACCGCAACGGCACCGTCTATTCGAGCTACACGGCTGCGAGCTTCGCGCGGAAACTCGACCTCGCCGACAAGCACGGCGTGAACTTCGAGGGCGCGCTCACCTGGGCCTTCACCTTTGAGGACCAGCCGTATTTCGCCGGCTTCCGCCAGCTCGCCAGCAGCGGCCTGCCCCTCGCCGTGCTCAACGTCTTCCGCATGATGGGCCGCATGGAGGGCGACCGTCTCGCCGCCACCAGTTCTGCCCAGATCCCGCTCGACACCATCGTGAAGGAGGGAGTGCGCGGCGCCCCTGACGTCGGCGTGATCGCCGCGCGCTCCGGCCACCGCACGACGATCATGGTCTGGCACTACCACGACGACGATGTCGCCGGCCCCGCCGCCGAGGTCGCCCTCGCCGTGGACGGCCTGCCCGCCGGACTGAAATCCGCGCAGCTGAGCCACCACCGCGTGGACGAGTTTCACTCCAACGCCTACGGCGAATGGAAGCGCCTCGGCTCTCCCCTCGCGCCCAACCGGAAGCAATACGACCAACTCCTCGCCGCGAGCAACCTGGCCACCCTCGCCGACGCCCCCGCCACGGTGGCCGTCACCGGCGGCAAGGCCGAGTTGAAGTTCACGCTGCCCCGCCAGGGCGTCTCGCTGCTCACGCTCGACTGGAGCGAGTGA
- a CDS encoding family 43 glycosylhydrolase — protein sequence MSLLRLLLPCLLLAAGPAPAADTWNTPHAANPILPGYFADPSLVQHEGKYYLYATLDPWGGRTLGCWESADFKHWTYRALNWPTKEACTSPTSKGAMVWAPSVVRAPGGKFVMFISVGNEVWVGTADHPIGPWTDAHGGKPLIPETYRPGYHMIDAEAFVDDDGTGWLYWGSGWGWKNGRCFAVKLTPDLNAFAGEPVDVTPTNYFEGPFLFKHAGRYYLTYSQGKTVTDTYQVHYAIGDSPLGPFTEASNSPILVTDHARNIVSPGHHSIYLLKGRPHILYHRHRVPYVADTAYRQTCVDELHFTADGLMEKVTPTHSGPALGQGRDAGRLAATATASSELGADHGAAAVLDDNYATRWAPAKEAKGGWLQLDLGTAQTTARIEVRFEYAWKPVRFRLEASPDGHTWTTLADHSDTAFQGSPFTHTGPTTARHLRLVFPADAEAPGVWEFAAFGR from the coding sequence ATGTCTCTGCTCCGACTACTCCTGCCCTGTCTCCTTCTCGCCGCCGGCCCCGCTCCCGCCGCCGACACCTGGAACACCCCGCACGCGGCCAATCCGATTCTGCCGGGTTACTTCGCCGATCCGTCGCTCGTGCAGCACGAAGGGAAGTATTACCTCTACGCCACGCTCGATCCCTGGGGCGGGCGGACGCTCGGGTGCTGGGAGTCGGCGGACTTCAAGCACTGGACCTACCGCGCCCTCAACTGGCCGACCAAGGAGGCCTGCACCAGCCCGACCTCGAAGGGCGCGATGGTCTGGGCGCCGTCCGTGGTGCGCGCTCCGGGCGGGAAATTCGTCATGTTCATCTCCGTCGGCAACGAGGTGTGGGTCGGCACGGCCGATCATCCGATCGGCCCGTGGACGGATGCGCACGGGGGAAAGCCGCTCATCCCCGAGACCTATCGGCCGGGTTACCACATGATTGATGCCGAGGCCTTCGTGGACGACGACGGCACGGGCTGGCTTTACTGGGGCTCCGGCTGGGGCTGGAAAAACGGCCGCTGCTTCGCGGTAAAACTCACGCCCGACCTCAACGCCTTCGCTGGCGAACCGGTGGATGTCACGCCCACGAACTACTTTGAGGGCCCGTTCCTGTTCAAGCACGCCGGCCGTTACTACCTCACCTACTCGCAGGGCAAGACCGTCACCGACACCTACCAGGTCCACTACGCGATCGGCGACTCGCCGCTCGGGCCGTTCACCGAGGCGTCCAACAGCCCGATCCTCGTAACCGACCACGCGCGCAACATCGTCAGCCCCGGCCACCATTCGATCTACCTCCTAAAGGGCCGGCCGCATATCCTCTACCACCGTCACCGCGTGCCCTACGTGGCCGACACCGCCTACCGGCAGACTTGCGTGGACGAACTGCATTTCACCGCCGACGGTCTGATGGAAAAGGTGACGCCCACGCACAGCGGCCCCGCGCTCGGGCAGGGCCGCGACGCCGGCCGGCTCGCCGCCACGGCCACGGCCTCGTCGGAACTCGGTGCCGACCACGGCGCGGCCGCCGTCCTCGACGACAACTACGCCACGCGCTGGGCCCCCGCCAAGGAGGCAAAGGGCGGCTGGCTGCAGCTCGATCTCGGCACGGCGCAAACCACCGCCCGCATCGAGGTTCGCTTCGAATACGCGTGGAAACCGGTGCGTTTCCGGCTCGAAGCTTCCCCGGATGGCCACACCTGGACCACGCTCGCCGACCACAGCGACACCGCGTTCCAAGGCTCGCCCTTCACGCACACCGGACCGACGACCGCGCGACACCTGCGACTCGTCTTCCCCGCCGACGCCGAGGCGCCGGGCGTGTGGGAGTTCGCGGCCTTCGGGCGTTGA
- a CDS encoding rhamnogalacturonan acetylesterase — protein MAIPALAPAEVLRWTTYDLTSPEPFTPERGYGYELGTARNTEGRPWYFSIAVDEGNWLVEVTLGGAAAGDTTVKAESRRLMLESVKTAPGEQVRRQFIVNVRNASVPAPEKNAPGGSAVVLNDREQGSFTWDTKLTLEFGGPAPQVHSVSVAKVHTPTIFLLGDSTVTDQRWEDGASWGQMLSRFFKPAIAMANHAESGETLKSFVTGLRFAKVLSQLKEGDWVFLQFGHNDQKKNWPQTYVEAGTTYRAWLRAYLAEIRLRGATPVLVTSPQRRNFTPDGIIRNTHGDYPAAVRAVAAEEQVALVDLEAASRALYEGLGPEKSPLAFSNGGKDATHHNNYGAYQLAQAVAQGIRATPSLTKLAAFLADDFPGYDPAKPDDPTTFTLPASPQRSDLRPRGN, from the coding sequence GTGGCCATCCCTGCCTTGGCCCCGGCCGAGGTGCTGCGCTGGACCACCTACGATCTGACCTCCCCCGAGCCGTTCACCCCCGAACGCGGCTACGGCTACGAATTGGGCACGGCCCGCAATACGGAAGGACGCCCATGGTATTTCTCCATCGCCGTGGACGAAGGCAACTGGCTGGTCGAGGTCACCCTTGGCGGTGCGGCCGCGGGTGACACCACGGTGAAGGCCGAGTCGCGACGGCTGATGCTCGAGTCCGTCAAGACCGCCCCGGGCGAACAGGTCCGTCGCCAATTCATCGTCAACGTCCGGAACGCCTCTGTGCCTGCACCTGAAAAGAACGCGCCCGGTGGCAGCGCTGTCGTCCTCAACGACCGCGAACAGGGCTCCTTCACCTGGGACACCAAGCTCACCCTCGAATTTGGCGGCCCGGCGCCCCAGGTCCATTCCGTCTCCGTGGCGAAGGTGCACACGCCCACGATCTTCCTTCTCGGCGACTCCACCGTCACCGACCAACGCTGGGAAGACGGTGCGAGCTGGGGCCAGATGCTGTCGCGTTTCTTCAAGCCGGCGATCGCCATGGCCAACCACGCCGAGTCGGGCGAGACGCTGAAGTCCTTCGTCACGGGCCTGCGCTTCGCCAAGGTCCTCTCGCAGCTCAAGGAAGGCGACTGGGTGTTTCTCCAGTTCGGCCACAACGACCAGAAGAAGAATTGGCCGCAGACCTACGTCGAGGCCGGCACGACCTACCGCGCGTGGCTGCGCGCCTACCTCGCGGAGATCCGCCTACGCGGCGCCACGCCCGTGCTCGTCACCTCGCCCCAGCGCCGGAACTTCACGCCCGACGGAATAATTCGCAATACCCACGGCGACTACCCCGCCGCCGTGCGCGCTGTCGCCGCCGAGGAACAGGTCGCGCTCGTGGACCTCGAGGCCGCCAGCCGTGCCCTCTACGAAGGCCTCGGCCCCGAAAAGTCCCCCCTCGCCTTCAGCAACGGCGGCAAGGACGCCACGCACCACAACAACTACGGCGCCTACCAGCTCGCCCAGGCCGTCGCCCAGGGCATCCGCGCCACGCCGTCTCTCACCAAGCTCGCCGCCTTCCTCGCCGACGACTTCCCCGGCTACGACCCCGCGAAACCCGACGACCCGACCACGTTCACGCTTCCGGCCAGCCCGCAACGCAGCGACCTGCGACCGCGTGGCAACTGA
- a CDS encoding glycoside hydrolase family 28 protein encodes MKNPPNRREALRAGAMLTASLLAGPLVRGQGTRVIRDFNVRDYGALGDSRTLDTAVIQRVIDTAAAAGGRARVLLPGGKRYLCGSLQLRSGIEFHLADDAELLASTDPAHYPNRALLAATDAFGLRLTGTGRINGRSREFMTHFDEKDEWWRPKEFRPRLAVLTGCQGLEVRDVTFFEAPSWTLHLVGCCSTLVDGVKIRNQLDVPNCDGIDPDHCHDMEIRNCDIRCGDDAIVIKATRAGAAYGGSENIVVKDCVLETQDSGLKIGTETVADIRRIRFERCEIKSGCRGLTIQLRDEGNVSDIEFKDIRFTARYHSAPWWGRGEGISFTAIPRTPETKVGILSDVRVTDVTGRAENTMRISGSPGSRIRNVRFQNVALSLDRWTKYPGGVWDNRPTTAMHALEPHATPAIHVRHADGVAFRDCRVDWGPNRPEYFTHALETVDATGVDAASLRGESAFPARLPAMKFH; translated from the coding sequence ATGAAAAACCCTCCCAACCGCCGCGAGGCGCTCCGCGCCGGCGCCATGCTGACTGCCTCGCTGCTGGCCGGTCCGCTCGTCCGCGGCCAGGGCACGCGTGTCATCCGCGACTTCAACGTGCGCGACTACGGCGCACTGGGCGACAGCCGCACCCTCGACACCGCGGTCATTCAGCGGGTGATCGATACCGCCGCGGCCGCCGGTGGCCGCGCCCGCGTGCTCCTGCCCGGAGGCAAACGCTACCTGTGCGGCAGCCTGCAGCTCCGCTCCGGGATTGAGTTCCACCTCGCCGACGACGCCGAGCTGCTCGCCAGCACCGACCCCGCGCACTACCCCAACCGCGCGCTGCTGGCCGCCACCGACGCCTTCGGCCTGCGCCTCACCGGCACCGGCCGCATCAACGGCCGCTCGCGCGAGTTCATGACCCACTTTGACGAAAAGGACGAGTGGTGGCGGCCCAAGGAATTCCGCCCGCGCCTCGCCGTGCTCACCGGCTGCCAGGGGCTGGAGGTGCGCGACGTCACGTTTTTCGAGGCCCCGAGCTGGACGCTGCACCTCGTCGGCTGCTGCAGCACCCTCGTGGACGGCGTGAAGATCCGCAACCAGCTGGACGTGCCCAATTGCGACGGCATTGATCCCGACCACTGCCACGACATGGAGATCCGGAACTGCGACATCCGTTGCGGTGACGACGCGATCGTTATCAAGGCCACGCGCGCCGGCGCGGCCTACGGCGGCAGCGAGAACATCGTCGTGAAGGACTGCGTCCTCGAGACGCAGGACTCCGGCCTGAAGATCGGCACCGAAACCGTGGCCGACATCCGCCGCATCCGCTTCGAGCGCTGCGAGATCAAGTCCGGTTGCCGGGGCCTCACCATCCAGCTGCGCGACGAAGGCAACGTCTCTGATATCGAGTTCAAGGACATCCGCTTCACCGCCCGTTATCACTCGGCACCGTGGTGGGGCCGCGGCGAGGGCATCTCGTTCACAGCGATCCCGCGCACGCCGGAAACCAAGGTCGGCATCCTCAGCGATGTGCGCGTGACCGATGTGACCGGCCGCGCCGAGAATACGATGCGGATCAGCGGCTCGCCCGGCAGCCGGATCCGCAACGTGCGCTTCCAGAACGTCGCGCTCTCCCTCGACCGGTGGACCAAGTATCCCGGCGGTGTCTGGGACAACCGTCCGACCACCGCGATGCACGCCCTCGAGCCGCATGCCACGCCCGCGATCCATGTGCGCCATGCCGACGGCGTGGCGTTCCGCGACTGTCGTGTGGACTGGGGCCCGAATCGTCCGGAGTATTTCACCCACGCGCTGGAAACCGTGGATGCCACCGGCGTGGACGCCGCCAGCCTGCGCGGCGAATCCGCCTTCCCCGCCCGCCTGCCGGCGATGAAGTTTCACTGA
- a CDS encoding BNR repeat-containing protein translates to MPLRLLPFIFLAIVALGSPALAADLAPAGGARLLKIADDAFAGSSVNVLANSQHTLLTHGDTQFAAFYAADSTLVLAKRVHGNDTWTTQRTAFKGRTADAHNSIALGVDGDGFLHVAWDHHNNPLNYARGTAPGSLELGPREAMTGAHENRVTYPAFLPLPGGDLLFFHRDGGSGRGNLVLSRYDLRARRWSQLHASLINGEGARSAYPAYTVDARGTLHLAWVWRATPDVATNQDIAYARSLDGGVTWSAADGRPLTVPFTAANADYALRVGPNRSLMNPPSLAADSLGRPLLANYWTPEGSDVPQFHVVRHDGFKWRVTPVTARTTPFTLAGGGTKNPPISRAVLAVRAAEDEGREVVLVYRDDEKEGRIIAATCEDLRKTGWRFTALTAGSVGAWEPSYDPVAWARNRELHLLVQAVTQRDGNDREAAAVAPTPVSVLLWQPPAP, encoded by the coding sequence ATGCCCTTACGCCTTCTCCCTTTCATTTTCCTGGCGATCGTCGCCCTTGGTTCGCCTGCGCTGGCCGCCGACCTCGCCCCCGCCGGCGGCGCGCGGCTCCTAAAGATTGCCGACGACGCCTTCGCCGGCAGCTCGGTCAACGTCCTCGCCAACTCCCAGCACACGCTCCTCACGCACGGCGACACGCAGTTCGCCGCCTTCTACGCCGCCGACTCGACCCTCGTGCTCGCGAAGCGCGTCCACGGCAACGACACCTGGACCACGCAGCGCACCGCGTTCAAGGGCCGCACGGCCGACGCCCACAACAGCATCGCCCTCGGCGTGGACGGCGACGGCTTCCTCCACGTGGCGTGGGACCACCACAACAACCCGCTCAACTACGCGCGCGGCACCGCGCCGGGTTCGCTCGAACTCGGTCCGCGCGAGGCCATGACCGGCGCGCATGAGAACCGCGTCACGTATCCGGCCTTCCTGCCGTTGCCCGGCGGCGACCTGCTGTTCTTTCACCGCGACGGCGGTTCCGGCCGCGGCAATCTCGTGCTCAGCCGCTACGACCTGCGCGCCCGCCGCTGGTCGCAGCTCCACGCCAGCCTGATCAACGGCGAAGGCGCGCGCAGCGCCTACCCGGCTTACACCGTGGACGCGCGCGGCACGCTCCACCTCGCCTGGGTCTGGCGCGCCACGCCCGACGTCGCCACCAACCAGGACATCGCCTACGCGCGCTCGCTGGACGGCGGCGTCACTTGGAGCGCCGCGGACGGACGCCCGCTCACGGTGCCCTTCACCGCCGCCAACGCCGACTACGCGCTGCGCGTCGGGCCCAACCGCTCGCTGATGAACCCGCCCAGCCTCGCCGCCGACAGTCTCGGCCGCCCGCTGCTCGCCAACTACTGGACGCCCGAGGGCAGCGACGTGCCGCAGTTCCATGTGGTGCGCCATGACGGCTTCAAGTGGCGGGTCACCCCGGTGACGGCGCGCACCACGCCCTTCACGCTCGCCGGCGGCGGCACGAAGAACCCGCCGATCTCGCGCGCCGTGCTCGCCGTGCGCGCCGCCGAAGACGAAGGCCGCGAAGTCGTGCTGGTTTATCGCGACGACGAGAAGGAAGGCCGCATCATAGCCGCCACGTGCGAGGATCTGCGGAAGACGGGCTGGCGCTTCACCGCGCTCACGGCGGGTTCGGTCGGCGCATGGGAGCCGTCCTACGATCCCGTGGCTTGGGCCCGCAACCGCGAGCTTCACCTGCTCGTGCAGGCCGTCACCCAGCGCGACGGCAACGACCGCGAGGCCGCCGCCGTTGCGCCCACGCCGGTTTCGGTTCTCCTCTGGCAGCCGCCCGCCCCATGA
- a CDS encoding PKD domain containing protein, translated as MILSRPTLFLLVAPLVGAAGLHALEKPDITYQVFQFPVDRAPVIDGDASDWAQVPESYVVDRSHLHNTATPPPAAGDKTLACRVKVGWVKGENRLYFLYEAEDDYWDFAQPGLRNDTFEIMVDGDASGGPFVARDQKSVWTPELIAPADLRPEPRIDAEGSRRAIHGVHAQNYHVFTPAVNKDWAFILGAGTWIKDAPWAKSAQRFTVKPGESGKVTVEFYITPFDYAGAEGPERSVTSLLTENKIIGLSWIVIDYDGPTPRGFWCLSPQRSAFGHASLLCAFRLMPLEAKPVP; from the coding sequence ATGATCCTTTCCCGTCCCACACTGTTCTTGCTCGTTGCGCCGCTGGTCGGGGCGGCCGGCCTGCACGCCCTCGAAAAACCCGACATCACTTACCAGGTCTTCCAGTTCCCGGTGGACCGGGCGCCGGTGATTGACGGCGATGCTTCCGACTGGGCGCAGGTGCCCGAAAGCTACGTGGTGGACCGCTCGCACCTGCACAACACGGCCACGCCCCCGCCGGCCGCGGGGGACAAGACGCTCGCGTGCCGCGTCAAGGTCGGCTGGGTCAAGGGCGAGAACCGGCTCTACTTCCTCTACGAGGCCGAGGACGACTACTGGGACTTCGCGCAGCCCGGCCTGCGCAACGACACCTTCGAGATCATGGTGGACGGCGATGCCTCCGGCGGTCCCTTCGTCGCGCGCGACCAGAAAAGCGTGTGGACGCCTGAGCTCATCGCCCCCGCCGACCTGCGCCCCGAGCCGCGCATCGACGCCGAGGGCTCGCGCCGCGCCATTCACGGCGTGCATGCGCAAAACTACCACGTCTTCACCCCCGCGGTGAACAAGGACTGGGCATTCATCCTCGGCGCCGGCACCTGGATCAAGGACGCCCCGTGGGCGAAATCCGCGCAACGCTTCACCGTGAAACCCGGCGAGAGCGGAAAGGTCACGGTCGAGTTCTATATCACGCCCTTCGACTACGCGGGGGCCGAGGGGCCGGAGCGCTCGGTCACCTCCCTTCTTACGGAAAACAAGATCATCGGCCTCTCCTGGATCGTGATCGACTACGATGGCCCAACCCCGCGCGGGTTCTGGTGCCTCTCGCCGCAGCGCTCCGCCTTCGGCCACGCGTCCCTCCTCTGCGCCTTCCGGCTGATGCCGCTCGAGGCGAAACCCGTCCCATGA
- a CDS encoding rhamnogalacturonan lyase, translating into MRLLALLAFTFTLTSLSAAPVVERLERGLVGILQPDGKVFVGWRLLASDTPGTAFNVYRTTGPGPARPAAPGQVTNNQERGPVMAKINAEPLIGPTWLLDPAPQLDRETAYFVRVVVNGREGEPSKPFVMPALSDPRPYHAVPIQTPAGYTPGDASVGDLDGDGNYEIILKQEQNPQDNSRPGLTGETLLQAYRFDGTPLWTINLGKNIREGAHYTQFMVADLDGDGRAEVAGKTADGTVDGRGKIIGDPAANHRDERGHIVRGPEFLTVFDGRTGAALATTDYLPGRHPETQNPTPDQMKAVWGDGNANRSERYLAGVAWLDGRLPSLVMCRGYYTRSVIAAWDWRGGKLTSRWVFDSDKVGPPDRTNKWRGQGNHQLSVADVDGDGKQEIIYGAMVVDDDGTGLYSTGWGHGDALHVGDFVPDRPGLEIGAIQERFDAQGLSLRDARTGEPIFTIPSVQAATEGGDKGEGPGRGNTFNIDPRFPGAESWAAGAGLDGIHDATGRKVVEKRPRGMPVNFGIYWDGDLLNELLDQNRIVKWNWDTESLNLLLTDPECTSANGTKATPALCADLFGDWREEVVWATRDKQELRIYTSTIPTKHRLVTLMHDPQYRAAIAWQNTAYNQPPHPSFALDESLPLPPPPVVEFPHSPTVP; encoded by the coding sequence ATGCGCCTCCTCGCTCTCCTCGCTTTCACGTTCACCCTCACCTCGCTTTCCGCGGCCCCGGTGGTGGAGCGGCTCGAGCGCGGCCTCGTCGGCATCCTGCAGCCGGACGGCAAGGTCTTCGTGGGTTGGCGCCTGCTGGCCAGCGACACGCCCGGCACAGCCTTCAACGTCTATCGGACCACCGGCCCGGGTCCCGCCCGACCCGCTGCTCCGGGTCAAGTAACGAACAATCAGGAGCGGGGTCCGGTCATGGCGAAGATCAATGCCGAGCCGCTCATCGGTCCGACCTGGCTGCTTGACCCGGCGCCACAACTCGATCGCGAGACCGCTTACTTCGTTCGTGTCGTCGTGAACGGCCGCGAGGGCGAGCCGTCCAAACCGTTTGTTATGCCGGCGCTCTCCGATCCGCGCCCGTATCATGCTGTGCCCATCCAGACCCCCGCCGGCTACACGCCCGGCGACGCTTCCGTGGGCGATCTCGACGGCGACGGCAACTACGAGATCATCCTGAAGCAGGAGCAGAACCCGCAGGACAACTCCCGCCCCGGCCTCACCGGCGAGACGCTCCTCCAAGCCTATCGCTTCGACGGCACCCCCCTCTGGACGATCAACCTCGGCAAAAACATCCGCGAGGGCGCGCATTACACGCAGTTCATGGTCGCGGACCTCGACGGAGACGGCCGCGCCGAAGTCGCCGGCAAGACCGCCGACGGCACCGTGGACGGCCGGGGCAAAATCATCGGCGACCCGGCCGCCAACCACCGCGATGAGCGCGGCCACATCGTGCGCGGACCGGAGTTCCTCACGGTGTTCGACGGACGCACCGGCGCCGCGCTCGCCACGACGGACTACCTGCCCGGTCGTCATCCCGAGACCCAGAACCCCACGCCCGATCAGATGAAAGCCGTCTGGGGCGACGGGAATGCCAACCGCTCCGAGCGTTACCTCGCCGGCGTCGCCTGGCTCGACGGCCGCCTGCCGAGCCTCGTCATGTGCCGCGGCTACTACACGCGCAGCGTCATCGCCGCGTGGGATTGGCGCGGCGGCAAGCTCACCTCGCGCTGGGTTTTCGACAGCGACAAGGTCGGCCCGCCCGACCGCACCAACAAGTGGCGCGGCCAGGGCAACCACCAGCTCTCCGTCGCCGACGTGGACGGCGACGGCAAACAGGAGATCATCTACGGCGCCATGGTCGTGGACGACGACGGCACCGGCCTTTACTCGACCGGCTGGGGCCACGGCGACGCGCTGCACGTGGGCGACTTCGTGCCCGACCGTCCTGGCCTCGAGATCGGCGCCATCCAGGAACGTTTCGATGCCCAGGGTCTGAGCCTGCGCGACGCGCGCACCGGCGAACCGATCTTCACCATCCCGTCCGTCCAGGCCGCCACCGAGGGCGGCGACAAGGGCGAGGGCCCGGGCCGCGGCAACACCTTCAACATCGACCCGCGATTCCCCGGCGCCGAGTCCTGGGCCGCCGGCGCAGGCCTGGACGGCATCCACGACGCCACCGGCCGGAAAGTCGTGGAAAAACGTCCGCGCGGCATGCCGGTGAACTTCGGCATCTACTGGGACGGCGACCTGCTCAACGAGCTCCTCGACCAGAACCGCATCGTGAAATGGAACTGGGACACGGAGTCGCTCAACCTGCTGCTCACCGATCCCGAATGCACCTCGGCCAACGGCACCAAGGCCACGCCCGCGCTCTGCGCCGACCTCTTCGGCGACTGGCGCGAGGAAGTCGTGTGGGCTACGCGCGACAAGCAGGAGCTGCGCATCTACACCAGCACGATCCCGACCAAGCACCGCCTCGTGACGCTCATGCACGACCCGCAATACCGCGCCGCCATCGCCTGGCAGAACACCGCCTACAACCAGCCGCCACATCCCAGTTTCGCCCTCGACGAATCCCTTCCGCTGCCGCCACCGCCGGTCGTGGAGTTCCCTCACTCCCCAACTGTGCCATGA
- a CDS encoding alpha/beta hydrolase, translating into MKPRLPLLAAIIGLFAACSFAAEPVVPLWPGVAPGSAGRTEPEKVRITDSGEHVVSGVHQPNLTVYLPAPGTANGAAVIVFPGGGHRELWVDHEGHAVARWLAGRGIAAFVLKYRLAREEGSTYRVEVEALADAQRALRHVRARAAEWQIDPARVGVLGFSAGGEVAGLVSRKFDDGQPGAADVIERQSSKPAFQALIYPGRTQNIEPAAGNPPAFLLAGYEDRPDISEGLAEVYLRFKKAGVPAELHLYSGVGHGFGQRATNKGPVAGWLDRFHDWLAGRNLLNSAKP; encoded by the coding sequence ATGAAACCCCGCCTGCCCCTCTTAGCCGCGATCATCGGCCTGTTCGCGGCCTGCTCCTTCGCCGCCGAACCTGTCGTCCCGCTCTGGCCCGGCGTGGCGCCCGGCTCCGCGGGTCGCACCGAGCCCGAGAAGGTGCGTATTACCGACAGCGGTGAACACGTCGTCTCCGGCGTGCATCAGCCCAATCTCACCGTCTATCTGCCCGCGCCGGGTACGGCCAACGGCGCCGCCGTGATCGTGTTTCCGGGTGGCGGGCATCGCGAACTCTGGGTGGACCACGAAGGCCACGCCGTGGCGCGCTGGCTGGCCGGACGCGGCATCGCCGCCTTCGTCCTCAAATACCGGCTCGCCCGCGAGGAAGGCTCGACCTACCGCGTCGAGGTCGAGGCGTTGGCCGACGCCCAGCGGGCGCTGCGCCATGTGCGCGCCCGTGCCGCGGAATGGCAGATCGATCCGGCACGCGTGGGCGTCCTCGGCTTTTCCGCCGGTGGCGAAGTCGCCGGCCTCGTCAGCCGCAAGTTCGACGACGGACAGCCCGGGGCGGCCGACGTCATTGAGCGCCAATCCTCGAAACCCGCCTTCCAAGCCCTGATCTATCCCGGACGCACGCAAAACATCGAACCCGCGGCGGGAAATCCGCCGGCGTTCCTGCTGGCCGGCTACGAGGACCGGCCCGACATCAGCGAGGGCCTGGCGGAGGTTTACCTGCGTTTCAAGAAGGCCGGGGTCCCCGCCGAACTGCATCTCTACTCCGGCGTCGGCCACGGCTTCGGCCAGCGCGCCACCAACAAAGGCCCCGTCGCCGGCTGGCTCGACCGCTTCCACGACTGGCTCGCCGGCCGCAACCTGCTGAACTCTGCCAAACCATGA